In a genomic window of Pelodiscus sinensis isolate JC-2024 chromosome 32, ASM4963464v1, whole genome shotgun sequence:
- the LOC142823292 gene encoding C-type lectin domain family 2 member D-like produces the protein MKPAAGSAESKARLLQEPGPLKGRGKRGSRCNYRTHTVALTITLAIVSSALVGTVLAVLLFTRSSDLVSCVIPSPGSRAVPYCPEGWVGYGGKCYYFSEEAKNWDASQHFCSSVTASLAGIDTLQEKGFLMRYAGHVEHWIGLRGESGQPWKWMNGTQLKQQLFEGRAEGDCPYLSHGFVCSSGCSSLRNWICSKPDRYL, from the exons ATGAAGCCAGCAGCTGGATCTGCTGAGAGCAAAGCGCGGCTGCTGCAGGAGCCGGGACCCCTGAAGGGTAGAGGGAAGCGAG GATCTCGCTGTAACTACAGGACGCATACTGTCGCCCTCACAATTACCCTCGCAATTGTGTCCTCTGCTTTGGTTGGTACTGTCCTGGCAG TGCTTCTGTTCACAAGATCTTCAGATCTAGTCTCCTGTGTCATCCCCTCTCCGGGCTCCCGTGCTGTGCCCTACTGCCCGGAGGGGTGGGTCGGGTACGGAGGGAAATGCTACTATTTCTCAGAGGAAGCGAAGAACTGGGATGCTAGCCAGCACTTCTGCTCCTCGGTCACTGCTTCTCTGGCTGGGATCGACACCCTGCAGGAAAAG GGTTTCCTGATGCGCTACGCTGGCCACGTCGAGCACTGGATTGGCCTCCGAGGAGAATCCGGCCAGCCCTGGAAGTGGATGAATGGGACCCAGTTGAAACAGCAGCT GTTTGAGGGAAGAGCGGAAGGGGACTGCCCCTATTTGAGCCATGGCTTTGTGTGTTCTTCAGGTTGCTCCTCGTTGAGAAACTGGATCTGCAGCAAACCTGACAGATACTTATAG